One region of Peromyscus eremicus chromosome 4, PerEre_H2_v1, whole genome shotgun sequence genomic DNA includes:
- the Chchd5 gene encoding coiled-coil-helix-coiled-coil-helix domain-containing protein 5: MQAALEVTARYCSRELDQYGQCVAAKPESWHRDCHHLKMSIARCTSSHPIIRQIRQACAEPFEAFEECLRLNEAAVGNCAEHMRRFLQCAEQVQPPSSPTAGEAQPLPAS, translated from the exons AT GCAGGCAGCTCTGGAAGTCACTGCTCGATACTGCAGCCGGGAGCTGGATCAGTATGGCCAATGTGTGGCAGCCAAGCCTGAATCTTGGCATCGGGATTGTCACCACCTTAAGATGAGCATTGCCCGCTGCACATCCTCCCA CCCCATCATCCGCCAGATCCGCCAGGCCTGCGCTGAACCTTTTGAAGCTTTTGAGGAGTGTCTTCGCTTGAATGAGGCAGCGGTTGGCAACTGTGCCGAACACATGCGCCGCTTCCTGCAGTGTGCTGAGCAGGTGCAGCCGCCAAGTTCACCCACAGCTGGAGAG GCACAGCCACTTCCTGCCTCCTGA